CCGACCGGTCCACAATGGCGTCCACCCGGGACCAGCCGTGGCAGCCCAGGGCCTGGTGTGCCTGCAGGGTCACCTGCTGTACCTTGGCGTATATGCTGCCCGGCAGGCGGGCCGGTACGTGGAACTCGGTCAGGCCGCCGGTATATTTGGCCTGATAGTCGTAGAATTCATTCTTGGGCACCAATTCCAGCACCGGCAAAGCCCTGGCTTTGGCGCCGCAGCCTAAAATGCCCACTGTGACGTTCATCCCCTGGATGAAGCGCTCGGCCATCACCTGGCCGTAATTTTTGTGGATCTGGATGAATGACTTTACCGCCTGTTCCTGGTTCTTGGCTATGGAAACACCCAGGGAAGAGCCTTCATCCACCGGCTTGATCACCAGCGGCAGTTCCAGGTCATCCACCGCTTCATGGGCCGCCGTTTTGGGGTCCTGCAGCGGTCCGGCCCAGCAGTATTCCGGGGTGGGTATCCCCTGTTCGGTGAATATCTTCTTGGAAAAGACCTTGTTCATGGCCAGGGCCGAAGCCAGCACCCCTGATCCGGTGTAGGGAATGTCCATCATCTCCAGCAGGCCCTGGACCGTGCCATCCTCGCCGTACCGGCCGTGCAGGATCACAAAGGCGGCGTCGATCTTCTTGCTTCTCAGCTCCGTTCCCAGGTCCAGCCCGGCGTCGATGCCCACTGCCAGCAAGCCCTGGCGTTTAAGGGCTTCCAGCACGTTCCGGCCGGAACGCAGCGAAACCTCGCGCTCCCCCGACCTTCCGCCCATCAGCACCGCGATCTTCTTGCCGGTAAAATGTTTGATGATCTGCCGGTTATTCAAACTATGCCCTGTCCGATGTGATTTGTGGTTCAGCGTTTCAGCAGCTTGACCATGCGGCGTACTGCCTTGGGAAGTCCCGCCAGCACTGCTTCGGCGATTATCGAGTGCCCGATGTTCAACTCCGTGATCTGGGGGATATTCACCACCGGCCTTACATTCAAATAATTCAACCCGTGCCCGGCGTGGACCTCCATCCCCAATTCAGAGGCCAGCCTGGCTGCCTTGGCCAGCCGGTCCAGCTGAAATGCCGTTTTACGGTTGTTCCCCGGAGCTGCCTCCCAGGCCAGGGAATAGGCATTGGTATTCAATTCCACCGCGTGAGCCCCCAGTTTTAAAGCCGTTCTGATCTGCATTTCATCCGGCTCGATGAACAGGGTTGACCGGATGCCGGCCTGGTTCAGCTCTTTGACCGCCAGCGCCACCCGTCCCCGGGCTTTCACCAGGTCCAGGCCTCCCTCGGTGGTTATTTCATCGGGGTTTTCCGGGACCAGGCAGACGGCGTCCGGTTTTATCTTTGCGGCCATGGCCATCATCGGTCCGGTGGCCGCCATCTCTATGTTAAGATGGGTCTTGACAGTTTTGGAAAGCACTAATACGTCCCGGTCCTGAATATGTCTCCGGTCCGACCGCAAATGAACGGTGATCCCGTCGGCCCCGGCCTTTTCGGCCAGCCCGGCAGCGGCCACCGGGTCAGGCTGGCAGGCCTGCCTGACCTGCCTTAAGGTGGCCACATGGTCTATGTTGACGCCCAGGCGTACTTTTTTTAGTTTCAATGGCTTCCTATGGCCCGGACCGGCCGGGGCCTATAATTAAGCTTGACTTTAAGAATTATGCCTTTACCCGGGGCAACAATAAACCACGGACAGTAGCCTTGCAGATTTTTACTGCATCCGCTTAGACCGTGGTTTAAAATATTTTATCCCGCCCGGTTATTTGACGATGATGGCCGCCGGTATTACCACACAATAGCCCAGCACCAGCATTACCGGAGCCAGATTCATGGTCAGCCAGCCGTCCACGCCGCCCTTAAAAGGATGCACAAAAGGGAATCCCCCGCCGAAAACCGGGCTGGTCAGGAACAAAAACCCCAAGATTATCAGAACCAGACCGGTTCCGAACAGAATATAGTTCTTGCGGTTAAATCCCAGCGGAGTTTCCGGCACCACCACTGTTTTTTCCGGGGCGGCCTTGATCTTGTTTTTAAATTCTTTTTTAGACATATTGTTTCCTTTTATATAGACTTTAAGTATACTATTTTAAGGTCCGTTTGTCAAGATAAAACCGCACCTTGGCTTGGGTTAGTGTCAAAGGCTTTGGGCTTTGCCGATGACATAGAGATGATGAGCCTGCTGGGTTTTAAACCAATCCGGAAGGTTGTTTTCGACCCACCCGAAGATATTCAACAGCAGTCCTGGTTTTTGATCGGCCGCTGCCATTTTCCATTCCCATTTTTTCCCGAAAATAGCCGTAATTTTCCCAATATCGCTGCCCAACGGCATATCCCAGGTATCCCAGGAAGGCGGAACATCCACCGCCCCTTTTTCCAGCACCTTCAGCCCGGCCTGGTTAAAGGCATCAACTATGCCCTTATGCCCCATCATGGCGAAATTGCCGTGATCCCACTCCATCCCTTTTATCCGGTGGTAAACCCGGTGCAGCCAGGTGCCGTGATTTTTATAGTTCAAGGTTACCATCAATACTATTTTGCCGGAGACCCTGGATGTCTCCTTTAAGTAGGCGCCCGGATCGTTCAGTCTTTCCAGCATGCAAAAACTCCAGACCAGGTCGTATTCCCCTTTTTGGATTGGCAGGCTGGTCAGACTGTTTTTCAGGAATTTTGCCAAGTCCAAGAGCCCTCGTTTCTCCCAGGTTTTTTGGGCTTGCTGCAACAGCAGCTCCGAGGGGTTGGCCAGTAATACCGGTCTTTGAACCATTGCCGCCAACGGCAGGCTGTTGGCCCCCGGCACTCCGGTCACTCCGTCGGCCGGGGATTCCAGTACACTGGTCAATTGATATTTTTTAGCCAGCTGTTTTAGAAGCTCCGCCATCATCTGCCGTTCGAACCTGGTGCCGAACCCTTCATCCTCGTTTTCCGGATCGCATCCGGCCAGGTTTCGTTCCACCAGCGCCAGGATGCGCTGGTCATCGTTCAAATAATTTTGTTGGTTGATTTCGATCGCTTTTTTCCCGGACAGCGTATGTTTTACGAATATCAGCAGTATCAAGGCATTGAGGGGAATATAGCACAACCACCAGATGAACATGGCCGTGATGTTTTTAACTATTTTCAGCATAAAAGTAATTTTAATTTTAAGTTCAAAATAACAGGTCTCGGAGCACTCTCATAGAAGTCCTGAGATCCAGCATCATATTGGTATAGGCTGCGTTGGCCAGGGGGCAGGAGCAGGCCCGGTCTTTGATCGATCTGCGGACGGCATCCGCCTGGGGGGAACGCCACAATTTTTTGAAATCATGATCAAAATCATTGAGTGACCCCATCTCATCCCCTTTGATACAGCAGGCCCACACTTTTCCGTCCGGCATGATCTGGACCGAGGCGGTTCCGGCATAGCACTTAAGTCCCGGAGACCCCGTCAGGATATTGTATACATACCGGTAGTAATGTTTTCTGAAGGCCTGCACCAGCCCGGCCGCCCCCCTTTTCCTGTTTTCAGCCATTTCGGAGATCAGAACATCGGCCGCGCTTTTATATTGCTCCGGGGTTGGGGTAATGGAAATGTTTTGGTTTTTCAGCTCCACTCTTTCCTCGGCGATCTCGGCCACCAGTGAATCGGCAGGCAGGGACAATAATGTTTTCCGGTCATAAGCAAAACTGTCCGTGTTTTGTGATGAGAGCACGGTCCCGATGCCTACGGTCAGATTCGGCAGATTTGCCTCTTTCAGCAATTTTACGGCCTCTACCGCCCTGGCATATGCGCCGGCGCTGCCCCGGATCAGATCCTGCTTTGGTCCCACCGAATCGATCGAGACATTTACTATGAACCGGATCCCTTTATGCTCTTGCCCCAGCCTTTTCACCACTTCATGAATTCGGTCAGGCAGGCTGCCAT
The DNA window shown above is from bacterium and carries:
- a CDS encoding D-alanine--D-alanine ligase, producing MNNRQIIKHFTGKKIAVLMGGRSGEREVSLRSGRNVLEALKRQGLLAVGIDAGLDLGTELRSKKIDAAFVILHGRYGEDGTVQGLLEMMDIPYTGSGVLASALAMNKVFSKKIFTEQGIPTPEYCWAGPLQDPKTAAHEAVDDLELPLVIKPVDEGSSLGVSIAKNQEQAVKSFIQIHKNYGQVMAERFIQGMNVTVGILGCGAKARALPVLELVPKNEFYDYQAKYTGGLTEFHVPARLPGSIYAKVQQVTLQAHQALGCHGWSRVDAIVDRSGTVYVLEVNTNPGMTDLSDMPAEAKAEGMEYDQLVLEILDSSRKR
- a CDS encoding pyridoxine 5'-phosphate synthase, with protein sequence MKLKKVRLGVNIDHVATLRQVRQACQPDPVAAAGLAEKAGADGITVHLRSDRRHIQDRDVLVLSKTVKTHLNIEMAATGPMMAMAAKIKPDAVCLVPENPDEITTEGGLDLVKARGRVALAVKELNQAGIRSTLFIEPDEMQIRTALKLGAHAVELNTNAYSLAWEAAPGNNRKTAFQLDRLAKAARLASELGMEVHAGHGLNYLNVRPVVNIPQITELNIGHSIIAEAVLAGLPKAVRRMVKLLKR
- a CDS encoding DUF3098 domain-containing protein, which codes for MSKKEFKNKIKAAPEKTVVVPETPLGFNRKNYILFGTGLVLIILGFLFLTSPVFGGGFPFVHPFKGGVDGWLTMNLAPVMLVLGYCVVIPAAIIVK
- a CDS encoding methyltransferase domain-containing protein, which codes for MLKIVKNITAMFIWWLCYIPLNALILLIFVKHTLSGKKAIEINQQNYLNDDQRILALVERNLAGCDPENEDEGFGTRFERQMMAELLKQLAKKYQLTSVLESPADGVTGVPGANSLPLAAMVQRPVLLANPSELLLQQAQKTWEKRGLLDLAKFLKNSLTSLPIQKGEYDLVWSFCMLERLNDPGAYLKETSRVSGKIVLMVTLNYKNHGTWLHRVYHRIKGMEWDHGNFAMMGHKGIVDAFNQAGLKVLEKGAVDVPPSWDTWDMPLGSDIGKITAIFGKKWEWKMAAADQKPGLLLNIFGWVENNLPDWFKTQQAHHLYVIGKAQSL
- a CDS encoding radical SAM protein, whose product is PLMNLFTAQILYRLFRATGRPKVLPFNYTISLTSRCNYRCATCRIWEEPVPELTVEDYTKIFRSLGRSPYWVTFSGGEPFLRDDLETIVDLFCRTCRPKIVNIPTNGSLPDRIHEVVKRLGQEHKGIRFIVNVSIDSVGPKQDLIRGSAGAYARAVEAVKLLKEANLPNLTVGIGTVLSSQNTDSFAYDRKTLLSLPADSLVAEIAEERVELKNQNISITPTPEQYKSAADVLISEMAENRKRGAAGLVQAFRKHYYRYVYNILTGSPGLKCYAGTASVQIMPDGKVWACCIKGDEMGSLNDFDHDFKKLWRSPQADAVRRSIKDRACSCPLANAAYTNMMLDLRTSMRVLRDLLF